The following DNA comes from Streptomyces sp. NBC_00690.
CCAAGCGCGGCAACTACTCCCTGATGCGGATCGGCATCCCCGCCCTGGCCGGTCTGTCGGTGATGCACGGACTGATTCCGCCGCACCCCGGTCCGCTGGTCGCCATCGATGCGCTCGACGCCAATCTCGGTGTGACCCTGGCGCTCGGTGTGCTCGTCTCCATCCCGACCGTGATCATCGCCGGTCCGATCTTCTCCAAGTACGCGGCCCGCTGGGTGGACATCCCGGCGCCCGAGAAGATGATCCCGGCACGCCCCTCCGAGGACCTGGACAAGCGTCCCGGATTCGGTGCGACCGTGTTCACGGTGTTGCTGCCCGTCGTGCTGATGCTGGCCAACGCACTGGTCGAGATCGTCGTGGACGACCCGGAGAACCCGGTCCAGAAGGTCACCGAGGTCATCGGTTCGCCGCTGATCGCGCTGCTCGCCGCCGTGCTCGTGGGTCTGTTCACCCTGGGCCGGGCCGCCGGGTTCACCAAGGACCGGATGGCGTCGACGGTCGAGAAGTCGCTCGCCCCGATCGCGGGCGTCCTGATGATCGTCGGTGCGGGCGGCGGCTTCAAGCAGACCCTGATCGACGTCGGTGTGGGCCAGATGATCCTGGACTTCTCCGAGAACTGGTCGATACCCACCCTGCTGCTGGCCTGGCTGATCGCGGTGGCGATCCGACTGGCGACCGGTTCGGCGACGGTGGCGACGATCTCGGCCGCCGGTCTGGTGGCGCCGCTGGCGGCCGGCATGACCACGACCGAGTCGGCGCTGTTGGTGCTGGCGATCGGCTGTGGCTCCCTCTTCTTCAGCCATGTGAACGACGCCGGGTTCTGGCTGGTGAAGGAGTACTTCGGCATGACCGTCGGACAGACGATCAAGACCTGGTCGGTGATGGAGACCATCATCTCGGTGGTCGGCATCGTCTTCGTCCTATTGCTCTCGCTGGTGCTGTAGCGCCGGTTCGATCCATGGTGCGGGCCCCTCTCGACGAGAGGGGCCCGTCCGCGTTCACCCGCGTTCCCGGCCGGCCGCAACACGCCCATCCCGGCCGGCCCAGTCCCCTTGTCCCCTTGTCCCTTGTCCCCTAGTCCGCTTGTCCTCGCCGGTCTCAGTCCACCGACCGCGCGGCGGCCCGTCCCGCCGCTCGCCCCGACAGGATGCAGCCGCCGAGGAAGGTGCCCTCCAGCGAGCGGTAGCCGTGCATCCCGCCGCCTCCGAACCCGGCCGCCTCACCGGCCGCGTACAGCCCGGCGAGCACGTTCCCCCGCCCGTCGAGCACCCGCGACGACAGGTCCGTCTCCAGTCCGCCGAGGGACTTGCGGGTGAGGATGCTCAGTCGTACGGCGATGAGCGGGCCGGAGCGGGCATCAAGGATGCGGTGGGGGGCGGCCGTGCGGATGAGTTTGTCGCCCAGATAGCGGCGCGCGCCCCGAATGGCCATGACCTGGAGGTCTTTGGTGAAGGGGTTGGTGATCTCCCGGTCGCGGGCGGTGATCTCCCGGCGCAGTTCCTCCTCGTCGATCAGCGGTTCATCGGTGAGGGCGTTCATCCCCCGCACCAGCGCCGAAAGGTCGTCCTCGACGACGAAGTCGACGCCGTTGTCCATGAACGCCTGTACCGGGGCGGGTACGGCGACCCTCGCCCGGTTCAGCACTCCGCGGACCGACCTGCCCGTCAGATCGGGATTCTGTTCCGAGCCGGAGAGTGCGAACTCCTTGCCGATGGTCTTCCGGTCGAGGACGAACCAGGTGTGATCGTGTCCGGAACGCATGATGTGTTCCAGGGTGCCGAGGGTGTCGAAGCCCGGGAAGAGGGGCACAGGCAGCCGACGGCCCCGGGCGTCGAGCCAGAGCGAGGACGGGCCGGGGAGGATCCGGATGCCGTGCCGGGCCCAGATCGGGTCCCAGTTCTCGATGCCCTCGGTGTAGTGCCACATCCGGTCGCCGTTGATGTGGTGGGCGCCGGCCCGTTCGGCCACCCCGAGCATCAGTCCATCGACATGGGCGGGGACTCCGGACAGCATCCTCGCCGGTGGTGTGCCCAGCCGGCCGGGCCACTGGGCACGGACCAGATCGTGGTTGCCGCCGATGCCGCCGCTGGTGATGATCACCGCCTGCGCGCGGAGCTCGAAGGCCCCGACGGCCTCCCGACCGGAGGCGGTGCCGCGCGGTGCGTCGGACGGTTCCAGCACCTCGCCGCTGACGGTGTCGAGAGTGCCACCACTGCCGCTCAGAGCGGTGACGCGATGGCGGAACAGCACCTGGACCAGGCCGCGGTCGACTCCTTCACGCAGCCGGCGCTCGAAGGGGGCGAGGAGGCCGGGACCGGTCCCCCAGGTGATGTGGAAGCGGGGTACCGAGTTGCCGTGGCCGCGGGCGTCGTAGCCGCCGCGCTCCGCCCAGCCGACGACGGGGAAGAACCGGACTCCCCTGGCGTGGAGCCAGGCGCGCTTCTCCCCGGAGGCGAAATCGATGTACGCCTCGGCCCAGCGGCGCGGCCAGTGGTCCTCCGGGCGGTCGAAGCCCGCGGTGCCCAGCCAGTCCTGGAGTGCGAGGTCCCGGCTGTCCTTGACCCGCATCCGGCGCTGCTCGGGCGAGTCGACCAGGAAGAGTCCGCCGAACGACCAGTGGGCCTGGCCGCCGATCGACTGCTCGGGCTCCTGGTCCAGCAGGATGACCTTGCGTCCGGCGGCGACGAGTTCGGCGGTAGCGACCAGCCCCGCGAGCCCCGCCCCGATCACGATCACATCAGCGTCGTACGCCATGGGTTCCGTCCTTCGTGGGCAGGGGGCGGCGGTTGGACTCCCGATCTTCGGTACGGGCCGGTAACCGCGTCAACAGCCACGGCCGACCGGGGCCGCACAGGGGTACGACGGGTACCCCACCCGGGACGGTGGTTGTATGGCGCACATGAATCCTGCTGAAGAGGTGCTGGACATCGTCGACGAGCGGGACCGGGTCATCGGCCGGGCCACGCGCGGCGAGGTGTACGCCCGCGGGCTGCGCCACCGCTGTGTCTTCGTCCTGGCCACCGACGCCCGGGGCAGGATCTTCGTGCACCGCCGGACGGCGACCAAGCTGGTCTTCCCCTCGCTCCACGACATGTTCGTGGGCGGAGTGGTGGGCGCCGGCGAGGAGTACGACGACGCCGCCCTGCGGGAGGCGCGCGAGGAGTTGGGCACGGCCGATCTCCCCCGGCCCGAGCCCCTGTTCCGCTTCCTCTACGAGAACGACGGCCAGAGCTGGTGGTCGGCCGTCTACCAGGTGCGCTGCGAGGGCCCGGTGAACCCGCAGGCCGAGGAGGTGGCCTGGCACTCCTTCCTCACGGAGGACGAGTTGGAACAGCGGCTCGACCAGTGGGATTGGGTACCCGACGGCTCGTTTGCGTATGAACAGCTGAAGGCCCACCGAGGACGAGCGCGATGAGGCCCGGTCCGATGAGAGGTGCGGTGGAGTGAGCGGCTTTCTGCGGAGCCTGCGGCTGTGGTTCGCCCCCCAGCGGGTCAGGGAGGAGGGCGACACCCCCGACTACCGCTTCTCGCTCGCCAACGAGCGCACCTTCCTGGCCTGGCTGCGTACGGCGCTCGCGCTGATCGGCGGCGGCTTCGCGGTGGATCAGTTCCTGCCCGACCTGCGCTGGGGCGTACGGGCCGGGTTGGCCTTCGGGCTGCTGGGGGCGGGAGTGCTGTGCGCGCTGCGCGCGGTGAACCACTGGGTGCGTTGCGAGCGGGCGATGCGGCGCGGCGAGGACCTTCCGGTGTCACGCTTCCCCGCGCTGGTGAGCCTGGTGATCGCCGTGGTCGCGGTGGCGATGATCGTGGTGGTCTTCCTGGGGTGGGAGCAGGGCCGGTGAAGGCGTCGTCCGGTGCGGATGCGGGTGCGGCCCCGGCTCCGCCTCCCGGCTCGGGGCCTCCGGAGCAGAGCCTTCCGTGGGGCGGGGACCGTGACCCGGGTCTGCAACCGGAGCGCACCCGGCTCGCTTGGCGCAGGACGACACTGGCGTTCGCCGTGGCGGCCGTGCTCGCCGGGCGGCAGGTGGCCAGTAGCGAGCACGGCGGGCTGGACGCCGCGGGAACGGTCGTCGTGGCGCTAAGCGTACTGATCTCGCTGGTCTTCCTGCGGGCGGCCCACAGGCGGATAAGGGTGCTGGGAGGCCACGCCCATCCCCCGCCGCTGTCGACCGGGGCGGCCCTGTTGGCCGCCGGGTGCACGGTGGCCCTGGCCGCCTTCGCCAGCACGATGGTCCTCTGACGACGAGCAGCGCCCAACAGCTGCACAGCCGAGCGATTGAACCGCCGAACGGGATGAACCGCCGAATGGCTGCTCATCGGGCGCAGCGCGCTCCGGGAACTAATCTGGAAGTGATCAGAACGGCACAAACATCGTGAAACCTAGACAAGGGTGAGGGTCATGGCCGTACTCCACCAACAACATCCCGCGCACGAGCACGCCCATGGCCCGGCCTGCGGCCACACGGGAATCCTGCACGGCGATCACATCGACTACGCCCACGACGGTCATCTCCACCGCGAGCACTCGGGCCACTGGGACGAGTGCGAACCGGGCGAGCACATCTCGCACAGCGGACACGCCCATGAACACGGCTCCAGCTGTGGACACCCCGCCGTGGAGCACGGCGATCACATCGACTACCTCCACGACGGACATCGGCACGCGGCCCACGAGGGGCACTGGGACGACCATTGAGGTGCTCGGACGATCGGGAGCGCTGCTTCTCGGTCGTCGCAGACCAGAGGGGATGCGTCAGCCGCGGCTTAGGGACGCAGGGCCCGCATCAGCAGATCGGCCAGGTGGTCGGCGACCTCTCGGGGGCTCAGGGCCCCATCGGCGCGATACCAGGTGGACAGGTGGTGCACCGAGCCGAAGTGATAGTCGACGACGAGGTTGGCGGGGGTCGCCGTGGAGAACCTTCCGCTCCGCTGCCCCTCTTCCACGAGCGCCCGGAACCGTTCGTGATAGCGCCGGCGTTCCGCCCGTACCTGCTGACGCTTCTGGGGGCCGAGGTGGTGCATCGAACGGAAGAAGATCTCGGCGTCGTCGAGGTTCGCGATCGTCGTCACCACCACGTCCGCCGCCGCTTCCCGCAGTCGGTCCTCCACCGGCCCGCCCGCGTCCGCATAGCCGTCCAGCCGCTGCTGTTGTAGGCGCAGGACCCGGGCGTACACCTCGTGGAGCAGGTCTTCCTTGGAGTCGAAGTAGTGGTAGAAGGCCCCCTTGGTGACCCCCGCGGACTCGACGACCTCCTGGACCGAGGTGCGGTCGTAGCCGCGTTGGGCGAAGAGCCGGGTGGCGGTGGCCAACAGTCTCTGCGGTACGGGTCCGTGGTCCCCGTCCGTCGTCCTGGCCATCGTGTGCCACCGGCCCTTCGTCCGTTTCCTGCGTCCGTCCGCAGCGTTCGCCTGCTGCATTTATCTGCCGATTTGGCTGCTGCATTTGTCTGGCAGTAGAACAGCCGATCTGTCCGGGATCTTCCCATCGGGGATCGCGGTCGCGCCTCCGCCGAAGGGGGCGCAGGGGGCGCAGGGGGCGACGGGGCCGACGCCAGGGCCGGTGGAACACCGGTAGGCCACTGGTTCCGCCCGCCCGGGTGGCGCGGCGCGACCGGGGGGCGACGCGGCTTCGACCGGGTCGTTCCCTCCTGTCACCAAGAGCGCTAGCGTGCGTGAGCATGACAGGAATCGGCTGGGAAGGAAGCACATGGCGCTGACCAGAAGGGGACTGCTGGCCGCCGGTGGAGCTGCGGGCGCCCTGGCCGCCGGGACACACGCCACCACCGCGCACGCATCGGTGCGCAGGCGGTTGCACACCGGGTTCGACCGACTCGCGGCCGACGGGTACGCCCTGCTGTCAGGGCAGCGGGTCGGCGTGGTCACCAACCCGACCGGCGTCACCTCCGCCGTGCGCCACATCGTCGATGTGATGCACGGCGACGAACGAATCGACCTGGTCGCCGTCTTCGGACCCGAGCACGGCTTCCGGGGGACGGCCCAGGCGGGCGGCTCCGAGGGGCGCTTCGACGATCCGGCAACCGGACTGCCCGTCTACGACACCTATCAGCAGAGCGGGCAGCGGCTGGCGAACGTCTTCACCGCGTCGGGTGTGGACACGATCGTCTTCGACATCCAGGACGCGGGCGCCCGCTTCTACACCTACATCTGGACCCTGTACGACTGCATGCAGGCGGCGGCGCTCGCGGGTAAACGTTTCGTCGTGCTCGACCGACCGAATCCGGTGAGCGGCAGGGCCGCCCTGGGACCGGTGTTGGAGCCGGCCTTCGCCTCGTTCGTCGGCCGCCAGCGGATCGCCCAGGCACACGGAATGACCGTGGCCGAGTTGGCCCTGCTCTTCAACGGCGAGTTCCTCAAGGACGATCCGGTCGACCTGGCCACCGTACGGATGTCGGGCTGGCGGCGTTCGGACCACTTCGGGGACACCGGACTGCCCTGGGTACCGCCGAGCCCCAATATGCCGACCCCGGACACCGCGCTGGTCTACTCGGGAACCTGCCTCTTCGAAGGCACCAGCCTGTCGGAAGGGCGCGGCACGACCCGACCGTTCGAACTGCTGGGTGCGCCTGGGGTCGATCGCCGCTGGGCGCAGGCGGCGCAGTCATTGGCCCTGCCGGGGGTGCACTTCCGCGAGGCGTACTTCACCCCCACGTTCAACAAGCACGTCGGCAAGACCTGCGGCGGTCTCCAACTCCACGTCCACGACCGGGACGCCTTCGATCCGGTGCGCACCGGCATCGGCCTCCTGGTGACCGCGCGGGCCGTCTGGCCCGGATTCCAGTGGGTCAACAACAACTGGATCGACAAGCTCACCGGATCGACCAAGGTCCGCACGCTCATCGACGCCGGAGCGGACACCGATGAGGTCGTGGGGTCCTGGCGGGATGAACTGGCCGCGTTCCGCAGGGTCCGCAGGAGGTATCTGCGGTACTGAGAGGGGGGATGGCCCCATCTCCCCCCGGGGGCGTGCCGGTTCGACCACCGCGCCGCCCCGGCGGCACAGTGGGTACATGTATCGAACAGCGATTCAACGAGGTGTGCTGGGCCTGCTCACCCTGGCCTCCGTCGCCCTGTGCCTACCGGCTGCGGCTGCCGCAGCCGGGCCCGCCATCTCGCCCCGCGTCCCGCAGCTCGCACCACCGACCGAACCCGGCCACCGACCGACCGACGACCGTATCGCCCGCGCGCTGGCCAAGACGGCCGAGCCACTCTCCGATCTGGGACCGCTGCGACGGATGATCGGTGATGCCTCGATCGTGGGCATGGGCGAAGCCACCCATGGCTCCCACGAGTTCTTCCGCACCAAGACCCAGGTGTTCAAGGAGCTAGTGCGGCGCGACGGCTTCGCCACCTTCTCCCTGGAAGCGAACTGGAGCGCCGGGGTCCGGCTCAATGACCACGTGCTGCACGGCAAGGGTGACCCGCGGCAGATCATGCGGGAGGAGTTCCAGAACGCCTACTTCCCCTGGAACACCCAGGAGTACCTGGATCTGATCCGCTGGATGCGCGGACACAACATCCGCCACCCCGAACGGCCGGTGCACTTCATGGGCAACGACTCCGCCCACGCCGGCCCGCAACTGTTCGACCTGGTGACGCGGTACGTCGGCGAACGGCATCCGAAGCTGCTGCCGGAGTTCACCCGGCTCTACCGGGCGTCACGTCCCCCGGAGTCAGCGTCCGTGGACCAGACCATGAAGGCGTACCTCTCCAAGCCGCTCGCCGAACGGCGCGAACTGGCGACCGATGTGCAGCGGGCGCTCATGCTGTTGGAGCAGCAGCGGCCCCACCGAGATCGCGACCGACATGTCTGGGCAGTGCAGCACGCCCGGGCCATCGCCCAGGTCGGAACCATGTACTCCTTCGACTACTCCACCCCTGGTGGGACAGCCCAGATGATGCGCTATCGGGACCAGATCATGGCCGAGAACACGGTGTGGTGGCAGCGCCAGACCGGGCGTCGTGTGCTGCTGTCAGCACACAACGGACATGTGGGATACGAATCCAGCAACACCGCGCAGTATCCGAAGGTGCAGGGTGCCTTCCTTCGGGACCTGGTCGGCGACGCGTACGTGAACGTGGGCTTCACCTTCGGACAGGGGTCGTTCCGCGCCCTTGATCTGACCGACCCGGCGGAACCCGTGCGCACCTTCTCGGTGGGACCGCCCGAGGCGGGCAGCGCCGAAGTGGTGCTGGAGCGGGTGTCCCGGCAGAGCTACACGATCGACCTGCGCACGGTGCCGTCCATCGCGCGCACCTGGCTCAACACCGCCCGTCCGGTCCGCAGCATCGGCGCCGGGTGGCCCGATCCGCCCCAGGCGGTACGGCTGGCTCCGTCGTACGACGTACTGATCCACCTCCCCAGGATCACCCCGGCCGATCTGCTCTGACCAGGGCGGAAGGAGTCCCGCCTGTCGATCCCACCACGTTTGCGACGGAGCGTCCCACAGCACTTCGTCGACTTCGCGCCGCCTTCGGCCCGCTCGAAGTCGACTGCCTCGGACTGTCCCGGACTGTCCCGGTCGGAGGGCTGGCCGTTCCCTCCCGTACGCAGGATGCTTCCTACACAGGCAGGCCCACCCTGGGGAGGACAGTATGGCGGGGATGAGCGTTGCGCCCTATCAGGACATCACCTTCGACAAGGACGGGGATGTCAACACCGCGCAGCGCGAACGGCTGCTGCGGATGGACGTCACGGATCTCGTGCTGTTCGCACACGGCTGGAACAACTCACCCTCGGTCGCCCAGCGGCTGTACTCATCCTTCTTCGCACCCTTCCCGGCCCTGCTGGGACCGAAAATACGGTTGGGGTACGGGGGAATCGTCTGGCCCTCCATGAGGTTCACCGATGAACCCGTCCCCGACTTCGACCCCTCGCTGTTCGCCGCCCCCGAGACGGTGGCACCCCGAATCGCGGCGACGGACCCAATCACGCTGGACGGACCCAGCCAGACCGCTTTGAACGCGGTCTTCCCCGGACACGAGCCCACCGTGGCCCGGCTCGCGGGCCTCCTCACCGAGCGCCCCGCGTCCCGGGAGGCGTTCGCCGAGTTCGGACGGCTGGCCCGGGAGTTGACCGAGGCGCCCGCGGGCGGGCTGGAGACGTGCTTCACCACCGATCTCCCCCAGGACGAGCAGGGGCCGCCCGCCCTGTACTTCGAGGACGCGTTCGAGCTGTGCCAACTATTCGCCCTCGCCCGCGACCAGAAGGACCCCGCCGACATCGCCACACTCTCCGTCGACTCCCTGGGCGAGGGGTTCCAGAAGACCTGGAAGGGCGCCAAGGAACTGCTGCGCCAGACCACGTACTACGCCATGAAGCGCCGGGCCGGTGCGGTCGGCGAACTGGGGCTCGGTCCGCTCCTCGGCCAACTCGCCCGTACCCGACCGGGCGTACGGGTCCACCTCGTGGGCCACAGCCAAGGCGCGCGACTGGTGTCCTTCGCCTTGAAGGGGCTTCCTGACGGGGTGCGCTCCGTGAAGTCGGTGACCCTGCTCCAAGGCGCCTTCTCGCACTACGCCTTCG
Coding sequences within:
- a CDS encoding exo-beta-N-acetylmuramidase NamZ family protein codes for the protein MALTRRGLLAAGGAAGALAAGTHATTAHASVRRRLHTGFDRLAADGYALLSGQRVGVVTNPTGVTSAVRHIVDVMHGDERIDLVAVFGPEHGFRGTAQAGGSEGRFDDPATGLPVYDTYQQSGQRLANVFTASGVDTIVFDIQDAGARFYTYIWTLYDCMQAAALAGKRFVVLDRPNPVSGRAALGPVLEPAFASFVGRQRIAQAHGMTVAELALLFNGEFLKDDPVDLATVRMSGWRRSDHFGDTGLPWVPPSPNMPTPDTALVYSGTCLFEGTSLSEGRGTTRPFELLGAPGVDRRWAQAAQSLALPGVHFREAYFTPTFNKHVGKTCGGLQLHVHDRDAFDPVRTGIGLLVTARAVWPGFQWVNNNWIDKLTGSTKVRTLIDAGADTDEVVGSWRDELAAFRRVRRRYLRY
- a CDS encoding erythromycin esterase family protein is translated as MYRTAIQRGVLGLLTLASVALCLPAAAAAAGPAISPRVPQLAPPTEPGHRPTDDRIARALAKTAEPLSDLGPLRRMIGDASIVGMGEATHGSHEFFRTKTQVFKELVRRDGFATFSLEANWSAGVRLNDHVLHGKGDPRQIMREEFQNAYFPWNTQEYLDLIRWMRGHNIRHPERPVHFMGNDSAHAGPQLFDLVTRYVGERHPKLLPEFTRLYRASRPPESASVDQTMKAYLSKPLAERRELATDVQRALMLLEQQRPHRDRDRHVWAVQHARAIAQVGTMYSFDYSTPGGTAQMMRYRDQIMAENTVWWQRQTGRRVLLSAHNGHVGYESSNTAQYPKVQGAFLRDLVGDAYVNVGFTFGQGSFRALDLTDPAEPVRTFSVGPPEAGSAEVVLERVSRQSYTIDLRTVPSIARTWLNTARPVRSIGAGWPDPPQAVRLAPSYDVLIHLPRITPADLL
- a CDS encoding YidH family protein codes for the protein MSGFLRSLRLWFAPQRVREEGDTPDYRFSLANERTFLAWLRTALALIGGGFAVDQFLPDLRWGVRAGLAFGLLGAGVLCALRAVNHWVRCERAMRRGEDLPVSRFPALVSLVIAVVAVAMIVVVFLGWEQGR
- a CDS encoding TetR/AcrR family transcriptional regulator, translated to MARTTDGDHGPVPQRLLATATRLFAQRGYDRTSVQEVVESAGVTKGAFYHYFDSKEDLLHEVYARVLRLQQQRLDGYADAGGPVEDRLREAAADVVVTTIANLDDAEIFFRSMHHLGPQKRQQVRAERRRYHERFRALVEEGQRSGRFSTATPANLVVDYHFGSVHHLSTWYRADGALSPREVADHLADLLMRALRP
- a CDS encoding DUF202 domain-containing protein; translation: MQPERTRLAWRRTTLAFAVAAVLAGRQVASSEHGGLDAAGTVVVALSVLISLVFLRAAHRRIRVLGGHAHPPPLSTGAALLAAGCTVALAAFASTMVL
- a CDS encoding NUDIX hydrolase encodes the protein MNPAEEVLDIVDERDRVIGRATRGEVYARGLRHRCVFVLATDARGRIFVHRRTATKLVFPSLHDMFVGGVVGAGEEYDDAALREAREELGTADLPRPEPLFRFLYENDGQSWWSAVYQVRCEGPVNPQAEEVAWHSFLTEDELEQRLDQWDWVPDGSFAYEQLKAHRGRAR
- a CDS encoding FAD-binding dehydrogenase, which translates into the protein MAYDADVIVIGAGLAGLVATAELVAAGRKVILLDQEPEQSIGGQAHWSFGGLFLVDSPEQRRMRVKDSRDLALQDWLGTAGFDRPEDHWPRRWAEAYIDFASGEKRAWLHARGVRFFPVVGWAERGGYDARGHGNSVPRFHITWGTGPGLLAPFERRLREGVDRGLVQVLFRHRVTALSGSGGTLDTVSGEVLEPSDAPRGTASGREAVGAFELRAQAVIITSGGIGGNHDLVRAQWPGRLGTPPARMLSGVPAHVDGLMLGVAERAGAHHINGDRMWHYTEGIENWDPIWARHGIRILPGPSSLWLDARGRRLPVPLFPGFDTLGTLEHIMRSGHDHTWFVLDRKTIGKEFALSGSEQNPDLTGRSVRGVLNRARVAVPAPVQAFMDNGVDFVVEDDLSALVRGMNALTDEPLIDEEELRREITARDREITNPFTKDLQVMAIRGARRYLGDKLIRTAAPHRILDARSGPLIAVRLSILTRKSLGGLETDLSSRVLDGRGNVLAGLYAAGEAAGFGGGGMHGYRSLEGTFLGGCILSGRAAGRAAARSVD
- a CDS encoding serine-threonine protein kinase — translated: MSVAPYQDITFDKDGDVNTAQRERLLRMDVTDLVLFAHGWNNSPSVAQRLYSSFFAPFPALLGPKIRLGYGGIVWPSMRFTDEPVPDFDPSLFAAPETVAPRIAATDPITLDGPSQTALNAVFPGHEPTVARLAGLLTERPASREAFAEFGRLARELTEAPAGGLETCFTTDLPQDEQGPPALYFEDAFELCQLFALARDQKDPADIATLSVDSLGEGFQKTWKGAKELLRQTTYYAMKRRAGAVGELGLGPLLGQLARTRPGVRVHLVGHSQGARLVSFALKGLPDGVRSVKSVTLLQGAFSHYAFAPSLPHASHNAGALRSMEQRIDGPLVACHSRHDSALGVIYPLASRLAGDDRTAIGLDRRWWAVGYDGVQAVRSPSVRLSLAQTLARGVPASGCVSVDCAEVVRRGGPPSGAHSDICHEELARVVVSAGRLGR
- a CDS encoding GntT/GntP/DsdX family permease, producing the protein MTSLSVEMLAADATAPITSAGNAQLGIAVLTGIAVIVLLITKFKLHAFLALTIGSLTLGALAGAPLGKAIESFSKGLGATVAGVGVLIALGAILGKLLADSGGGDQIVDTILAKANGRTMPWAMVLIASVIGLPLFFEVGIVLLIPVVLMVAKRGNYSLMRIGIPALAGLSVMHGLIPPHPGPLVAIDALDANLGVTLALGVLVSIPTVIIAGPIFSKYAARWVDIPAPEKMIPARPSEDLDKRPGFGATVFTVLLPVVLMLANALVEIVVDDPENPVQKVTEVIGSPLIALLAAVLVGLFTLGRAAGFTKDRMASTVEKSLAPIAGVLMIVGAGGGFKQTLIDVGVGQMILDFSENWSIPTLLLAWLIAVAIRLATGSATVATISAAGLVAPLAAGMTTTESALLVLAIGCGSLFFSHVNDAGFWLVKEYFGMTVGQTIKTWSVMETIISVVGIVFVLLLSLVL